A genomic segment from Neodiprion lecontei isolate iyNeoLeco1 chromosome 1, iyNeoLeco1.1, whole genome shotgun sequence encodes:
- the LOC124296650 gene encoding uncharacterized protein LOC124296650 isoform X1: protein MYAVIEFLVGEDRECALVPVLWLVENNTQCYWPRTKTEDHFTKLVKSKAAYEKTWPKFAIHKVLHTGDDYHDTEATMARLLELGTSDESGIIRNIAKKSTVIPQQDITNDVDENEATNSDDVEPEPQKKKRKHKTDKKKAKNRHVSNKKKKTKRSRESSSSLGYTSSADENLPPSEVDESTSNRNKNTRYINSAKGSTKNQTPKKNLAHKIVQHQYNDNSHESPNQLSGYETSNRNISSRIIRSTTQYDLSRSFSQLEPSTPTTSREQNTFEEKTLQYLEHIKSYTEQNHLLLRKIFSKQKEVSIDVTKKPAEFPKLPLNSMEDFSNLENILKSEEHRTYLTGKLASIGGTSGRQCVLAIMRSLLTNELAMQFNWAGRDKVSFQKTLTMETVYEAVKQTFLGKKEIGDATETSVSCAVKDWLKLARSRHTYVRKKG from the exons ATGTATGCGGTGATTGAATTCTTGGTTGGCGAAGATAGAGAATGCGCATTGGTACCAGTTCTTTGGCTGGTCGAAAACAACACCCAATGTTACTGGCCACGGACAAAAACTGAAGATCATTTTACAAAACTTGTAAAATCAAAGGCTGCCTATGAAAAAACATGGCCAAAGTTTGCCATTCACAAAGTACTGCATACCGGAG ATGACTACCACGACACCGAAGCAACGATGGCGCGCCTACTGGAGCTGGGCACGTCCGATGAATCCGGAATAATTCGCAACATCGCTAAAAAATCCACTGTAATACCTCAGCAAGATATTACCAATGACGTGGACGAGAATGAAGCTACGAACAGTGATGATGTCGAACCTGAGccgcaaaagaaaaaacgtaaacaCAAAACCGACAAGAAGAAGGCTAAAAATCGACACgttagtaacaaaaaaaaaaaaacgaagcgtTCTCGTGAAAGTTCAAGTAGTTTAGGTTACACCTCTTCAGCTGACGAGAATTTGCCACCGTCCGAAGTCGATGAATCGACTTCTAACCGTAATAAGAATACTCGCTACATTAACTCAGCCAAAGGATCTACCAAAAATCAGACACCAAAGAAAAACTTGGCCCACAAGATCGTACAGCACCAGTATAATGATAATTCCCATGAGTCACCGAATCAGTTGTCTGGATATGAAACATCAAATAGAAACATTTCTAGTAGGATCATCAGGTCTACCACGCAATATGACTTATCAAGATCCTTTTCACAACTTGAACCTTCAACCCCGACCACATCACGCGAACAGAATacctttgaagaaaaaactctgCAGTATTTAGAACACATTAAATCCTACACTGAACAAAACCATCTGCTACTACGTAAAATCTTCTCAAAACAGAAGGAAGTCAGCATCGACGTAACAAAGAAACCAGCCGAATTCCCAAAACTTCCTCTTAACTCCATGGAAGACTTCTCCAACCTCGAAAATATCCTGAAATCCGAAGAGCATCGAACTTATTTA ACCGGGAAACTGGCTTCTATTGGAGGGACAAGCGGTCGCCAATGTGTGTTGGCTATAATGAGGTCACTACTCACAAACGAATTAGCGATGCAATTCAATTGGGCAGGGAGGGACAAAGTCTCATTTCAAAAGACATTGACAATGGAAACTGTTTACg agGCTGTGAAACAAACCTTTCTTGGCAAGAAGGAAATTGGTGATGCAACCGAAACCAGTGTTTCGTGTGCCGTGAAAGACTGGTTAAAACTAGCTCGATCACGGCATACCTATGTACGAAAGAAGGGCTAA
- the LOC124296650 gene encoding uncharacterized protein LOC124296650 isoform X2, producing the protein MYAVIEFLVGEDRECALVPVLWLVENNTQCYWPRTKTEDHFTKLVKSKAAYEKTWPKFAIHKVLHTGDDYHDTEATMARLLELGTSDESGIIRNIAKKSTVIPQQDITNDVDENEATNSDDVEPEPQKKKRKHKTDKKKAKNRHVSNKKKKTKRSRESSSSLGYTSSADENLPPSEVDESTSNRNKNTRYINSAKGSTKNQTPKKNLAHKIVQHQYNDNSHESPNQLSGYETSNRNISSRIIRSTTQYDLSRSFSQLEPSTPTTSREQNTFEEKTLQYLEHIKSYTEQNHLLLRKIFSKQKEVSIDVTKKPAEFPKLPLNSMEDFSNLENILKSEEHRTYLYFVADRETGFYWRDKRSPMCVGYNEVTTHKRISDAIQLGREGQSLISKDIDNGNCLRGCETNLSWQEGNW; encoded by the exons ATGTATGCGGTGATTGAATTCTTGGTTGGCGAAGATAGAGAATGCGCATTGGTACCAGTTCTTTGGCTGGTCGAAAACAACACCCAATGTTACTGGCCACGGACAAAAACTGAAGATCATTTTACAAAACTTGTAAAATCAAAGGCTGCCTATGAAAAAACATGGCCAAAGTTTGCCATTCACAAAGTACTGCATACCGGAG ATGACTACCACGACACCGAAGCAACGATGGCGCGCCTACTGGAGCTGGGCACGTCCGATGAATCCGGAATAATTCGCAACATCGCTAAAAAATCCACTGTAATACCTCAGCAAGATATTACCAATGACGTGGACGAGAATGAAGCTACGAACAGTGATGATGTCGAACCTGAGccgcaaaagaaaaaacgtaaacaCAAAACCGACAAGAAGAAGGCTAAAAATCGACACgttagtaacaaaaaaaaaaaaacgaagcgtTCTCGTGAAAGTTCAAGTAGTTTAGGTTACACCTCTTCAGCTGACGAGAATTTGCCACCGTCCGAAGTCGATGAATCGACTTCTAACCGTAATAAGAATACTCGCTACATTAACTCAGCCAAAGGATCTACCAAAAATCAGACACCAAAGAAAAACTTGGCCCACAAGATCGTACAGCACCAGTATAATGATAATTCCCATGAGTCACCGAATCAGTTGTCTGGATATGAAACATCAAATAGAAACATTTCTAGTAGGATCATCAGGTCTACCACGCAATATGACTTATCAAGATCCTTTTCACAACTTGAACCTTCAACCCCGACCACATCACGCGAACAGAATacctttgaagaaaaaactctgCAGTATTTAGAACACATTAAATCCTACACTGAACAAAACCATCTGCTACTACGTAAAATCTTCTCAAAACAGAAGGAAGTCAGCATCGACGTAACAAAGAAACCAGCCGAATTCCCAAAACTTCCTCTTAACTCCATGGAAGACTTCTCCAACCTCGAAAATATCCTGAAATCCGAAGAGCATCGAACTTATTTA tATTTTGTTGCAGACCGGGAAACTGGCTTCTATTGGAGGGACAAGCGGTCGCCAATGTGTGTTGGCTATAATGAGGTCACTACTCACAAACGAATTAGCGATGCAATTCAATTGGGCAGGGAGGGACAAAGTCTCATTTCAAAAGACATTGACAATGGAAACTGTTTACg agGCTGTGAAACAAACCTTTCTTGGCAAGAAGGAAATTGGTGA
- the LOC124296650 gene encoding uncharacterized protein LOC124296650 isoform X3, with protein MARLLELGTSDESGIIRNIAKKSTVIPQQDITNDVDENEATNSDDVEPEPQKKKRKHKTDKKKAKNRHVSNKKKKTKRSRESSSSLGYTSSADENLPPSEVDESTSNRNKNTRYINSAKGSTKNQTPKKNLAHKIVQHQYNDNSHESPNQLSGYETSNRNISSRIIRSTTQYDLSRSFSQLEPSTPTTSREQNTFEEKTLQYLEHIKSYTEQNHLLLRKIFSKQKEVSIDVTKKPAEFPKLPLNSMEDFSNLENILKSEEHRTYLTGKLASIGGTSGRQCVLAIMRSLLTNELAMQFNWAGRDKVSFQKTLTMETVYEAVKQTFLGKKEIGDATETSVSCAVKDWLKLARSRHTYVRKKG; from the exons ATGGCGCGCCTACTGGAGCTGGGCACGTCCGATGAATCCGGAATAATTCGCAACATCGCTAAAAAATCCACTGTAATACCTCAGCAAGATATTACCAATGACGTGGACGAGAATGAAGCTACGAACAGTGATGATGTCGAACCTGAGccgcaaaagaaaaaacgtaaacaCAAAACCGACAAGAAGAAGGCTAAAAATCGACACgttagtaacaaaaaaaaaaaaacgaagcgtTCTCGTGAAAGTTCAAGTAGTTTAGGTTACACCTCTTCAGCTGACGAGAATTTGCCACCGTCCGAAGTCGATGAATCGACTTCTAACCGTAATAAGAATACTCGCTACATTAACTCAGCCAAAGGATCTACCAAAAATCAGACACCAAAGAAAAACTTGGCCCACAAGATCGTACAGCACCAGTATAATGATAATTCCCATGAGTCACCGAATCAGTTGTCTGGATATGAAACATCAAATAGAAACATTTCTAGTAGGATCATCAGGTCTACCACGCAATATGACTTATCAAGATCCTTTTCACAACTTGAACCTTCAACCCCGACCACATCACGCGAACAGAATacctttgaagaaaaaactctgCAGTATTTAGAACACATTAAATCCTACACTGAACAAAACCATCTGCTACTACGTAAAATCTTCTCAAAACAGAAGGAAGTCAGCATCGACGTAACAAAGAAACCAGCCGAATTCCCAAAACTTCCTCTTAACTCCATGGAAGACTTCTCCAACCTCGAAAATATCCTGAAATCCGAAGAGCATCGAACTTATTTA ACCGGGAAACTGGCTTCTATTGGAGGGACAAGCGGTCGCCAATGTGTGTTGGCTATAATGAGGTCACTACTCACAAACGAATTAGCGATGCAATTCAATTGGGCAGGGAGGGACAAAGTCTCATTTCAAAAGACATTGACAATGGAAACTGTTTACg agGCTGTGAAACAAACCTTTCTTGGCAAGAAGGAAATTGGTGATGCAACCGAAACCAGTGTTTCGTGTGCCGTGAAAGACTGGTTAAAACTAGCTCGATCACGGCATACCTATGTACGAAAGAAGGGCTAA